A region of Leishmania mexicana MHOM/GT/2001/U1103 complete genome, chromosome 8 DNA encodes the following proteins:
- a CDS encoding putative amastin-like protein — protein sequence MACNISMTLYVISQFLAFLFVLVATPIDMFYVKELGRFSNAQCLTLWGGKEQCYSSTYDVSYDELWENCPHRRLQFRVAATLAVISIFVYGLAFILGFITLCCCICLRWVCLMLNIIGIGTVGAVWALMVVIYYNDDGLFCPRVSSRFDFGVGFALLVVAWCLNIINILFLLLECQAEDAGNEALRAQDAKQQ from the coding sequence ATGGCGTGCAACATCAGCATGACTCTCTACGTGATCTCCCAGTTCCTCGCGTTTCTCTTTGTGCTGGTGGCTACGCCGATCGACATGTTTTACGTGAAGGAACTCGGGAGATTTAGCAACGCACAGTGCCTGACATTGTGGGGCGGAAAGGAGCAGTGCTACAGCTCAACGTACGACGTGTCGTATGATGAGTTGTGGGAGAACTgccctcaccgccgcctgcagttCCGGGTTGCTGCGACGCTCGCAGTCATTTCCATTTTCGTGTACGGCTTGGCTTTCATCCTCGGCTTCATTACGTTATGCTGCTGCATTTGCCTCCGCTGGGTTTGCCTGATGCTCAACATCATTGGCATCGGCACCGTGGGCGCGGTCTGGGCGCTCATGGTGGTCATCTACTACAATGACGACGGCCTATTTTGCCCGAGGGTGAGCAGCCGCTTCGATTTTGGTGTCGGTTTTGCTCTCCTCGTGGTGGCCTGGTGCCTGAATATCATCAACATCCTGTTCCTGCTGCTAGAGTGCCAGGCTGAGGACGCAGGCAATGAGGCACTCCGCGCCCAAGATGCAAAGCAGCagtag
- a CDS encoding putative amastin-like protein — protein sequence MACRFGMVLYVISQFLAFLFVLVATPIDMFRPKGTSRFGNTDCLTLWGEKKHCYSTVYDQKSSTIWANCPQRGLQFLVAAVLAVISIFVYGLAFILGFIMLFCCFCLRWVCLTLNIVGFGTLSVVWALMVVVYYTDDGTPCPRLSQKYHFGAGFALFLSTWVRDIFSILYLLVTFNATDPHRNKTPKDAKQQ from the coding sequence ATGGCGTGCAGGTTCGGCATGGTTCTCTACGTGATCTCCCAGTTCCTCGCGTTTCTCTTTGTGCTGGTGGCTACGCCGATCGACATGTTTCGCCCGAAGGGTACGAGCAGGTTCGGCAACACAGACTGCCTGACTTTGTGGGGTGAAAAGAAACACTGCTACAGCACAGTATATGATCAGAAGTCGAGCACGATATGGGCCAACTGCCCTCAGCGCGGCCTGCAGTTTCTCGTTGCTGCGGTGCTCGCAGTCATTTCCATTTTCGTGTACGGCTTGGCTTTCATCCTCGGCTTCATTATGCTGTTCTGCTGCTTTTGCCTCCGCTGGGTCTGCCTGACGCTCAACATCGTTGGCTTCGGCACCCTGAGCGTCGTCTGGGCGCTCATGGTGGTGGTCTACTACACGGATGACGGCACGCCCTGTCCGAGGCTGAGCCAAAAATATCATTTCGGTGCCGGCTTCGCTCTTTTCCTATCGACCTGGGTCAGAGATATATTCAGCATTCTCTACCTGCTGGTTACCTTCAACGCTACGGATCCGCACAGGAACAAAACGCCAAAAGATGCAAAGCAGCagtag